A stretch of the Myxosarcina sp. GI1 genome encodes the following:
- the apcB gene encoding allophycocyanin subunit beta, whose amino-acid sequence MRDAVTSLIKNYDVAGRYLDRNAIDSLKDYFESGKDRVTVATMISGNAAEIVRDSGTKLFEEVPELLRPGGNAYTTRRYSACLRDMDYYLRYASYALVAGNMDVLDERVLQGLRETYNSLGVPIGPTVSGIQIMKEMIKGMASEAGVDNTSFLDEPFDYMTRELGEVSV is encoded by the coding sequence ATGCGGGATGCAGTCACCAGCTTAATTAAAAATTATGACGTTGCGGGTCGTTATCTCGATCGCAATGCTATTGACAGTTTAAAAGACTACTTTGAATCGGGAAAAGATAGAGTAACAGTTGCTACCATGATTAGCGGTAATGCCGCTGAAATCGTCAGAGATTCTGGTACCAAGCTGTTTGAAGAAGTTCCCGAATTACTTCGTCCTGGCGGTAATGCCTATACAACTCGTCGCTATTCTGCTTGTTTGCGGGATATGGACTATTACCTACGCTACGCAAGTTATGCTCTAGTTGCAGGTAATATGGACGTTTTGGACGAACGAGTGTTGCAGGGTTTGCGCGAAACCTATAATTCTTTGGGCGTACCGATCGGTCCTACCGTTTCGGGTATCCAAATTATGAAGGAAATGATTAAAGGAATGGCATCGGAAGCAGGAGTAGATAACACCTCTTTCTTAGATGAACCTTTTGATTATATGACTCGCGAACTCGGCGAAGTTTCAGTTTAG
- the glnA gene encoding type I glutamate--ammonia ligase, which yields MAETAQEVLKMIEDNDIELIDLKFIDLFGIWQHCTFHRSLIDEEAFTEGVAFDGSSIRGWKAINASDMAMVPEPATAWIDPFMEIPTLSMICSIKEPRTGEWYDRDPRSIAQKAVEYMRGTGIGDMVYCGPEPEFFVFDDVRYDQSENEGYYHIDSVEGIWNSGSKEENGNLGYKLGHKRGYFPVAPCDTLQDIRSEMLLTMGKCGVPIEKHHHEVASGGQCELGIKFADLVHAADYVLTYKYVVKNVAKKYGKTATFMPKPMFNDNGTGMHTHMSIWKNGEPLFFGDGYADLSQTALHFIGGILKHAPALLAFTNPSINSYKRLVPGFEAPVNLAFSQGNRSASVRIPLTGGNPKAKRFEFRCPDASSNPYLGFSAMLLAGIDGVKNQIDPGDPLDVDIYELSPEELSKIPSTPGSLEGALEALEKDHAFLTDSGVFTEDFIQNWIQFKLDAEVNPLRLRPHPYEFELYYDC from the coding sequence ATGGCTGAGACTGCACAAGAAGTCTTGAAAATGATTGAAGACAACGATATCGAACTAATCGATTTAAAATTTATCGATTTATTTGGTATTTGGCAGCACTGTACTTTTCATCGCAGCCTCATCGATGAAGAGGCATTTACCGAGGGAGTTGCTTTTGACGGTTCTAGTATTCGCGGTTGGAAAGCAATCAACGCTTCGGACATGGCAATGGTTCCCGAACCTGCCACTGCCTGGATCGATCCGTTTATGGAAATCCCGACTCTCAGCATGATTTGTTCGATTAAAGAACCCCGTACGGGAGAATGGTACGATCGCGATCCGCGCTCTATCGCTCAAAAAGCGGTTGAATATATGCGCGGCACTGGTATTGGGGATATGGTTTATTGCGGTCCCGAACCAGAGTTTTTTGTTTTTGATGACGTGCGCTACGATCAATCAGAAAATGAAGGCTACTATCACATCGATTCTGTAGAAGGTATCTGGAATTCTGGCAGCAAAGAAGAAAACGGCAATTTAGGCTATAAACTCGGTCACAAACGCGGTTATTTTCCCGTTGCTCCTTGTGATACTCTTCAAGACATCCGCAGCGAAATGTTACTAACTATGGGAAAATGTGGCGTACCCATTGAAAAACATCACCACGAGGTAGCTTCTGGAGGACAGTGCGAACTAGGAATTAAGTTTGCCGACCTGGTTCATGCAGCAGATTACGTTTTGACCTATAAGTACGTAGTCAAAAACGTGGCTAAAAAATACGGTAAAACTGCTACTTTTATGCCCAAACCGATGTTTAATGACAACGGTACGGGGATGCACACGCACATGTCGATCTGGAAAAATGGCGAACCTCTATTTTTTGGTGATGGCTATGCCGATTTAAGCCAGACAGCATTGCATTTTATTGGTGGCATACTCAAACACGCACCCGCACTTTTGGCATTTACCAATCCTTCGATTAATTCTTACAAGCGTCTGGTTCCTGGTTTTGAAGCACCTGTAAACTTGGCTTTCTCTCAAGGAAACCGTTCTGCTTCAGTACGTATTCCGCTAACTGGCGGCAATCCCAAAGCCAAGCGATTTGAATTCCGCTGTCCCGATGCTTCTTCTAATCCTTATTTAGGCTTCTCAGCAATGTTGCTGGCGGGTATCGATGGGGTGAAAAACCAAATCGACCCAGGCGATCCTTTAGATGTAGACATTTACGAACTATCACCCGAAGAACTGAGTAAAATTCCTTCTACTCCTGGTTCTTTAGAAGGTGCTTTAGAAGCATTAGAAAAAGACCACGCTTTCTTAACTGATTCGGGAGTATTCACTGAAGATTTTATTCAAAACTGGATTCAGTTTAAGCTAGATGCAGAGGTCAATCCTTTGCGCTTGCGTCCCCATCCCTATGAATTCGAGCTTTATTATGATTGCTAA
- a CDS encoding alpha/beta fold hydrolase, translating into MSNKANQFIIKDFSLQCGAVLPEATIVYKTYGELDRDCTNAILYPTSYGAQHSDIDWLIRSNSILDPSQYFIIIPNMFGNGLSSSPSNCEDCGLAESGFWFTHVDNVRAQEQLLREVFKVERLTLVYGWSMGAQQAYHWGALYPNRVERIAALCGTARTTVHNKVFLESLRTSLTADPAWNGTRFDSIPDRGYRAFARIYASWAASQAYYRERIYYQFGYESLEDYLLRGWEANYRRRDPHDLLSMIDTWLQCDVSNNSNYQGDYYQALNSITAKTLVMPATTDLYFTPEDCQAEAELISNAEYRPIPSIWGHRAGNPYQNSEDEAFIKRAVRELLTEKNGY; encoded by the coding sequence ATGAGTAACAAAGCCAATCAGTTTATTATCAAAGATTTTTCTCTACAGTGCGGGGCGGTATTACCCGAAGCAACCATTGTTTATAAAACCTATGGAGAACTCGATCGCGATTGCACTAACGCCATTCTCTATCCTACCTCCTACGGAGCGCAGCATAGCGATATTGACTGGTTAATTCGTTCTAACAGCATTCTCGATCCCAGCCAGTATTTTATAATCATCCCCAATATGTTTGGTAACGGCTTGTCTAGCTCCCCTAGCAATTGTGAAGACTGTGGTTTGGCAGAGTCGGGGTTTTGGTTTACCCATGTAGATAATGTTCGCGCTCAGGAACAATTACTTAGAGAAGTATTTAAAGTAGAAAGACTGACTTTAGTTTACGGTTGGTCGATGGGAGCGCAGCAGGCATATCATTGGGGTGCGCTGTATCCCAATCGCGTCGAGCGGATCGCGGCTCTTTGCGGTACTGCACGTACTACCGTTCATAATAAAGTTTTTTTAGAAAGTTTGCGAACTTCTCTAACCGCCGATCCTGCTTGGAATGGCACTAGGTTTGACAGTATTCCCGATCGCGGTTATCGTGCTTTTGCCCGAATTTATGCTAGTTGGGCAGCATCTCAGGCATATTATCGAGAAAGAATTTATTATCAGTTTGGTTACGAGTCTCTAGAAGATTATTTACTGCGGGGTTGGGAGGCTAACTACCGCCGCCGCGATCCTCATGATTTGTTATCGATGATAGATACGTGGTTGCAGTGTGATGTCAGTAATAATTCTAATTATCAAGGAGATTATTATCAGGCACTAAACTCAATTACTGCTAAAACTCTAGTCATGCCAGCAACGACAGATTTGTATTTTACTCCCGAAGATTGTCAGGCAGAAGCAGAATTAATTTCTAATGCAGAGTATCGCCCCATTCCTTCTATTTGGGGTCATCGAGCGGGTAATCCCTATCAAAACTCTGAAGATGAAGCGTTTATTAAAAGAGCAGTTAGAGAATTATTGACCGAAAAAAACGGCTATTAA
- the larC gene encoding nickel pincer cofactor biosynthesis protein LarC — translation MSKVGYLECPTGIAGDMCLGALVDLGVPWEYLCDRLASLGIEREYQLKQEKVNRNGQLATKVWVDLLEPHHHQHGRHLPQIEQIITSATISDRAKDWSLQVFRNLAIAEAAVHGIPPEKVHFHEVGATDAIIDIVGTCLGLDWLGIDKLYCSPMPTGGGIVKAAHGKLPVPVPAVVKLWETREVPVYSNGIEKELVTPTGAAIATTLATSFGSPPTMRLEKIGLGAGLRDLAIPNILRLWLGTTSSNDTSAMPVDRLPKETITVLETQIDDLSPQAIAYTSEKLLQTGALDVFTQAIAMKKSRVGILLTVICHPELVATCKTVIFRETTTLGIRETTQTRSILNREIETVETKYGAVKIKVASWGEGNAKEIVNIHPEYEDCAALAKKNAISWQEIHQQAIALWQNNRYRS, via the coding sequence ATGAGTAAAGTTGGTTATTTGGAATGTCCTACGGGAATAGCTGGCGATATGTGCTTGGGAGCATTAGTCGATTTAGGCGTACCCTGGGAATATTTGTGCGATCGCCTTGCAAGTCTGGGAATCGAACGAGAATATCAGTTGAAACAAGAAAAAGTTAACCGTAACGGTCAGTTAGCAACCAAAGTTTGGGTCGATCTGCTAGAACCTCATCACCACCAACACGGCAGACATTTACCGCAAATCGAACAAATTATTACTTCAGCTACCATCAGCGATCGCGCTAAAGATTGGAGTTTGCAAGTTTTTCGTAACTTAGCAATTGCCGAAGCAGCAGTACACGGCATTCCACCAGAAAAAGTCCATTTCCATGAAGTAGGCGCGACCGATGCCATTATCGATATTGTCGGTACCTGCTTGGGACTAGATTGGTTGGGTATAGATAAGCTTTATTGCTCGCCCATGCCTACTGGTGGTGGTATAGTTAAAGCCGCACATGGTAAATTGCCAGTTCCCGTACCTGCGGTAGTCAAACTCTGGGAGACACGAGAAGTACCAGTATATAGTAATGGTATCGAAAAAGAACTGGTTACGCCAACGGGAGCAGCGATCGCCACTACCCTGGCAACTAGCTTTGGTTCGCCTCCCACTATGAGGCTCGAAAAAATTGGCTTGGGTGCGGGTTTGAGAGATTTAGCCATACCCAATATTTTGCGGTTGTGGTTGGGAACGACAAGCAGTAATGATACTTCAGCAATGCCAGTAGATCGACTTCCTAAAGAAACCATAACTGTATTGGAAACTCAAATTGACGATCTCAGTCCGCAAGCTATTGCTTATACCTCAGAAAAATTATTACAAACTGGTGCTTTAGATGTTTTCACTCAGGCGATCGCTATGAAAAAATCGCGAGTTGGTATCTTACTCACCGTTATCTGTCATCCAGAGTTAGTAGCTACCTGCAAAACCGTTATCTTCCGCGAAACCACTACTTTGGGCATTAGAGAAACAACTCAAACCAGAAGTATTTTAAATCGAGAAATAGAGACGGTAGAAACTAAATATGGTGCGGTAAAAATCAAAGTTGCCAGTTGGGGAGAAGGTAACGCAAAAGAGATTGTTAACATTCATCCAGAATACGAAGACTGTGCTGCTTTAGCCAAGAAAAACGCTATTTCCTGGCAAGAAATACATCAACAGGCGATTGCACTCTGGCAAAATAATCGATATCGTTCCTGA
- a CDS encoding L-threonylcarbamoyladenylate synthase, with translation MATLYELHPQNPQQRSIEQITAELKQGAVMLYPTDTVYAIGCDLNDKSAVERVRQIKQLSNDKPLTFLCSSLSNIAEYAKVSDRAYRIMKHLIPGSYTFLLPATKQVPKLVMSPKRKTTGIRVPDSIICQELLKSLGNPIISTSAHLPDEEGDFPTMGVEKALLFDALEKQVDIIIDSNLEQTFEVSTIIDFTNEIPTVVRQGLGFSEVEKWLEIV, from the coding sequence ATGGCTACTCTATACGAATTACATCCTCAAAATCCCCAACAGCGTTCTATCGAACAAATAACCGCCGAGTTAAAACAAGGTGCGGTAATGCTATATCCTACCGATACGGTTTATGCAATTGGTTGCGATTTAAATGACAAATCTGCTGTAGAAAGGGTCAGACAGATCAAACAGCTTTCTAATGATAAACCCCTAACTTTTTTGTGTTCGTCGTTATCTAACATTGCCGAATATGCCAAAGTTAGCGATCGCGCCTATCGAATTATGAAACATTTAATTCCAGGCTCGTACACTTTTCTCTTACCCGCTACCAAACAAGTACCTAAATTAGTCATGAGTCCCAAACGTAAGACTACGGGGATTCGCGTTCCCGATTCTATAATATGTCAGGAATTACTAAAAAGTTTGGGTAATCCAATTATTTCTACTTCGGCTCACTTACCCGATGAAGAAGGTGATTTTCCCACTATGGGAGTAGAAAAAGCTTTGTTGTTTGATGCCTTGGAAAAACAAGTAGATATTATTATCGATAGTAATTTGGAACAAACATTTGAAGTTTCTACAATTATCGATTTTACTAATGAAATCCCCACAGTCGTGCGTCAGGGTTTGGGATTTTCCGAAGTAGAGAAATGGCTGGAAATTGTCTGA
- the petA gene encoding cytochrome f, with the protein MTIKRLLAGLQTAKRVITRTVFVAIATVAIFFASDVAISQTAAAYPFWAQQTAPETPREATGRIVCANCHLAEKAAEVEIPQSVLPDTVFEAVVKIPYDLDSQQVLGDGSKGGLNVGAVLMLPEGFKIAPDDRIPEEMKEKVGSMYFQEYKEGDDNVVLVGPLPGEQYQEITFPVLSPNPKTDKNINFGKYAVHLGANRGRGQVYPTGELSNNNMFKASTDGTITSIASQEGGGYELTIYTYDNGESVVENIPAGPELIVSEGQKIAAGDALTSNPNVGGFGQKDTEVVLQSPARIAGLLVFVGGVMIAQLLLVIKKKQIETVQAAEMNF; encoded by the coding sequence ATGACCATTAAGAGACTATTGGCAGGGTTACAAACTGCCAAACGAGTAATAACTAGAACAGTATTTGTAGCGATCGCTACTGTGGCGATTTTCTTTGCCAGTGATGTAGCTATTTCTCAGACGGCTGCGGCATATCCTTTTTGGGCGCAACAAACCGCACCCGAAACACCAAGAGAAGCAACGGGAAGAATTGTCTGTGCTAACTGTCACCTAGCCGAAAAAGCTGCCGAAGTAGAAATACCTCAGTCGGTATTGCCCGATACAGTATTTGAAGCTGTAGTAAAAATTCCTTACGACTTAGATAGCCAACAGGTACTTGGAGATGGCTCCAAAGGCGGTTTGAACGTTGGTGCGGTACTGATGCTGCCCGAAGGCTTTAAAATTGCTCCCGACGACCGCATTCCCGAAGAAATGAAGGAAAAAGTCGGCAGTATGTATTTTCAGGAATACAAAGAAGGAGACGACAACGTAGTTTTAGTAGGTCCCTTACCAGGAGAACAATATCAAGAAATTACTTTTCCAGTTCTCTCCCCCAACCCCAAAACGGACAAAAATATCAACTTTGGTAAGTATGCGGTTCACTTAGGGGCAAATCGCGGACGGGGACAGGTTTATCCTACAGGAGAGTTGAGCAACAACAACATGTTCAAAGCTTCTACTGATGGTACGATTACCTCGATTGCTTCTCAAGAAGGTGGCGGTTATGAACTGACTATTTATACCTATGATAATGGAGAGTCTGTAGTCGAAAATATTCCCGCAGGACCAGAATTAATCGTCAGTGAAGGACAGAAAATTGCCGCAGGTGACGCTTTAACTAGTAATCCTAATGTAGGTGGTTTCGGTCAAAAAGATACCGAAGTAGTCTTGCAAAGTCCCGCTCGAATTGCTGGCTTGTTAGTTTTTGTTGGTGGCGTAATGATCGCACAACTATTGCTGGTAATTAAGAAAAAACAAATTGAAACAGTTCAAGCTGCGGAAATGAACTTCTAA
- the petC gene encoding cytochrome b6-f complex iron-sulfur subunit has translation MAQVSGSSDVPDMGRRQFVNLLTFGSITGVALGALYPVVKYFIPPSSGGEGQGVTAKDALGNDIIASEYLTEHQAGDRSLSQGLKGDPTYIVVKGDDTIGDYGINAVCTHLGCVVPWNGNENKFICPCHGSQYNDAGKVVRGPAPQSLALVHATVTEDDKIRFTEWTETDFRTDKDPWWT, from the coding sequence ATGGCTCAAGTTTCTGGTTCTTCAGATGTCCCCGATATGGGGCGCAGACAATTTGTAAATTTGCTTACTTTTGGCTCGATTACAGGTGTAGCCTTGGGAGCATTGTATCCTGTCGTCAAATACTTTATTCCCCCTTCTAGCGGTGGTGAAGGTCAAGGGGTGACTGCCAAAGACGCATTAGGAAATGATATTATCGCCAGCGAATATCTAACCGAGCACCAAGCAGGCGATCGCAGCTTGTCACAAGGTCTAAAAGGCGATCCTACCTACATCGTAGTTAAAGGAGACGATACTATTGGCGACTATGGTATTAATGCTGTCTGTACTCACCTTGGTTGTGTGGTTCCCTGGAACGGCAACGAAAATAAATTTATTTGTCCCTGTCATGGTTCGCAGTATAACGATGCTGGCAAAGTCGTTCGAGGTCCTGCACCTCAATCTTTGGCTTTGGTTCACGCTACTGTAACCGAAGATGACAAAATTCGCTTTACCGAGTGGACGGAAACCGATTTTCGTACCGATAAAGATCCTTGGTGGACGTAA
- a CDS encoding DUF3067 family protein, whose protein sequence is MITGDRLREIILEKWGRSYDVRLRKVKGKIFVQVMWKYLEQASFPLSEQEYCEHLNAIADYLNAWGSVEQIQDFIKKTRERPRLGKAVSIPVDLGERTSEWILNDF, encoded by the coding sequence ATGATAACAGGCGATCGCTTACGAGAAATAATATTAGAAAAGTGGGGGCGTTCCTACGATGTTCGGCTGAGAAAGGTTAAGGGCAAGATTTTCGTTCAGGTAATGTGGAAATATTTAGAACAGGCTTCTTTTCCCCTGTCAGAACAAGAATACTGCGAACATCTGAATGCGATCGCCGACTATTTAAATGCCTGGGGTAGTGTCGAACAAATTCAGGACTTTATCAAAAAAACTCGCGAACGTCCCCGATTGGGAAAAGCTGTTAGTATTCCTGTAGACTTGGGAGAGCGCACTTCTGAGTGGATTTTAAACGATTTTTGA
- a CDS encoding 5-(carboxyamino)imidazole ribonucleotide synthase has protein sequence MKGKRIGVIGGGQLAWMMAXAARKLNLELIVQTPRQADPAVSRATGVVLADIKDVAATAELAKRCDIITFENEFIDLDALKTLEQRGVCFSPNLATLSPLLDKYEQRSYLRQIGIDVPRFAAIETAADIDSFGDFPLVLKARRHGYDGQGTFIVRDRPSLEKILESNSAPIMLEEFVPFTKELAVIAARSASGEIVTYPVVETYQQEQVCHWVIAPADISETVAEKCQAIASKILERLQVVGLFGIELFLTPEEKVLVNEIAPRTHNSGHYTLDACHTSQFAMQLQAIANLPLGSPQLKSAGAVMINLLGYENSQSDYQQQRDRLNAIPNAYVHWYGKTSYPGRKLGHVTVLLDRETISQTKSIIEQVKTIWYE, from the coding sequence GTGAAAGGCAAACGAATTGGAGTAATTGGCGGCGGACAACTGGCTTGGATGATGGCAMAAGCCGCTAGAAAACTAAATCTGGAACTAATCGTTCAAACTCCACGACAAGCCGATCCTGCTGTAAGTAGAGCCACAGGAGTAGTGTTAGCAGATATTAAAGATGTAGCTGCAACAGCAGAATTAGCAAAACGCTGCGATATTATCACTTTTGAAAATGAATTTATCGATCTTGATGCCCTAAAAACTCTAGAACAGCGGGGAGTTTGTTTTAGTCCCAACCTCGCTACCCTGTCACCTCTATTAGATAAGTACGAACAGCGTAGCTATCTTCGACAAATTGGCATAGATGTACCTCGCTTTGCCGCGATTGAGACAGCAGCAGATATTGATTCTTTTGGCGATTTTCCCCTGGTTCTGAAAGCGCGTCGTCATGGTTATGACGGACAAGGAACTTTCATTGTGCGCGATCGCCCTTCATTAGAAAAAATATTAGAATCTAATTCTGCACCAATAATGCTTGAAGAGTTCGTTCCCTTTACTAAAGAATTAGCGGTAATTGCTGCCCGTAGCGCATCGGGAGAAATTGTCACCTATCCCGTAGTAGAAACCTATCAACAAGAGCAAGTCTGTCACTGGGTAATTGCTCCTGCCGATATTTCGGAAACGGTGGCGGAAAAATGTCAGGCGATCGCCAGCAAGATATTAGAACGGCTGCAGGTAGTGGGATTATTCGGTATCGAATTATTTTTGACACCAGAAGAAAAAGTCCTGGTAAACGAAATTGCCCCCCGTACACACAATTCGGGACACTACACCCTAGATGCCTGTCATACTTCTCAATTTGCCATGCAGCTACAGGCGATCGCTAATTTACCTCTTGGTTCGCCGCAGTTGAAATCTGCTGGTGCGGTAATGATTAATCTACTCGGCTACGAAAATTCACAGTCAGATTATCAACAGCAGCGCGATCGCCTTAATGCTATTCCCAATGCTTACGTACACTGGTATGGCAAAACCTCTTATCCTGGCAGAAAACTAGGTCACGTTACAGTCTTATTAGATAGAGAAACAATTTCCCAAACTAAATCGATAATTGAACAAGTTAAAACGATTTGGTATGAGTGA